A region of the Ptychodera flava strain L36383 chromosome 22, AS_Pfla_20210202, whole genome shotgun sequence genome:
CCAGTCAAGATTTGAGTCTAATTTTGGTCGCTCCTTGCTGGGTGGATACTCATCCCACTACCTGCCTGACTTTGCCCTCCATGGAACAAAAGAGATTGACAAGAATGAAGTCATTGATGAACTCAAAGTGGCTGTACAGGTAAGTGCAGTTTTATTTGATCTTTACTGCGCCTTCAAATTTCTGTAAACCTATACTTGGGCTGCTTTTTTTTCCTGCAGAATATGTGACAGGAAAGGGTTAGATCCCATTCATCTACCAGCTTTGTATCAATGTGTTTTAAACAATTCATTCCATGTCGTCATGACAGCAAGTGatcaccaaatacatgtaggtaAATAACGAGAAAGATTATTACAGTCTTTAAAAAGACCAATGCTCAGTATATGTGTTATACTTGATCATAGTTTtaagaaattctgtaacacagccAGTGATTGCAGGAGTCAGCTTTGAGTAACAATGATGAAGTTGAAGGtgaatttgttgacttttttgGTGTCTGTTAATTTGCATCACTTCATCCagtaatttcaaagaaaactgcTGTAATTGACGTTGAGAGACCGTCGATCCTAAAAGCTGACACATGAGAAATGTTATATAAATGTTAATGATTTGCCTTAGTGCTGACTCTCTTAAAATGAAACTCCTTACTTCAAAAGTTTTCAGaatgactacagcaaatttgatATTGTGATTTTGGCACATGCAGAACAAATTGAGGTCAACACAttacatcccccccccccccccccccccccccccccaaagaaATTACATTTCTCATGCAACAGCTTTTCTGGTCGACTGTCGCTAGGAGCTCCCTATGATCAGTGAATTGTGAAAGAATTATCGGTACTGCAGAATACTTGTTTTTAGTGCATACTCGTGAAGGTGTGGTGCTTCAAAAGTTTCATGACTTTCAATGTAATATGTTGCATTCAACCTGGAAATCTGAGAACCAAATTcacagaaatatttgtttttggtaGAGGAAATTTAGATGCTATAGTCAACTGGTGTATTCATAGGCCATCACGTTAACTGATCTTGTTCTTTTATTACAGCACTCAGTTCTTGATGAACACATCGCAAAAGCTGTATGTGTAGTTGCCGACACCGAAAACTGGAAAGTGGAGCTGTTGTCAAACGAATGTGCCAAATCAGTGAACACTGAAAGAATGAGGGACATTGAAGTGTCTGTGTCAACCATTGTCATGGATATCCTGGTGTCTGTCTGTAAACTATGGCAACTGAAAATGCCCCCAGAATTTGTAAGTACCGGTAATTGGtgtctttctttcaaaattgacagcCAAGCATTTCTATCCTGTCAAGGAAGTGCATATGTTGAAGGTTGTCATGAAGTTGGTTATCAAAGGGACATAGgctgtaacttttcatgattttttcacgatttttgttttgtttcaactttcaattctttttctacccccccccaccccccccccccacccccgcccaccaaagcatgttgaaacactcacTATACAGCTGGTTGACACAGTATGTATACTTGTAAAGAGCATTGCTATTGTTTACATTCGTATTCTAGTCTGGAGTAGAATCCATCTGTAAGCAATAGCAGTGCAGTCAATACATCTACAGGCTgattgacaagctgaatgctgTGTATCCCAACATGTTTTTGGGAGTAAGTCAAGAAAAACCAGTGGACATTAAAACAACAATAGTGTAAGAAAtcatcaagagttacagctactgtccaaGTAATTGAAAGTGTCTGTTTGTAAATTCCCCTACAAAAGCCTGCCACCTTTTCATTCATACTACAAAAGACCTTATAATTTCCTTACAATTTCCTTGTGTAGCTGTTTAATGAGGTTTTTCAGTTATGCGCATAATGAAGTAGCACTGTGGCCATTGGAGATTGTTACATATACATACCGTGTCTGGTCAGAGGGACTTCCTTGAATGGCATTCACTGTATCAAATAATAAAACTCAGTAGTTGCCTCTTCAAAGATTCGCATGTGTTTAACGCAACTCTAGCTGAACAATCCAATCGCACAAGCAAAGTACCATACACTGGACACaagtgaaaatcatcaaaaacacAAAGTTTGTGTGGCTCCATGGCATTAATGACCTAGTGTGTTCAGCAGATCCAAAACAAGATGTGAAGTTATGACACATCTTTAAATGAGTTTTACGTTTTCTTTCCTTGTAGTGTGTGAGCCATTTGGAAGACAGACTTCAGGAAGTCTATTTCAAGAGCAAAGCCCTGGCTGAGTATCTCTTGGTCAATCGAAACACAAGTACCAAGGAGTTGTCTGCAATCTTAGGCATCAACCCAAATGATGTTGGCCTTCTCTTGAGTGTCACCTGTGTCCATTCGCCATGGGCTCTGAATAGCCTCGTCAACATGCCACGGTAGCGTCGCCGGCTGTATTCTCTCAGAGAGTCTCTGTGATGCAGTTTTTCACAGCTGAAAGCACCTGTGGTGACACATGTCGAGCCACTACCACTGCCATGTATGGTAATGACTGAAAGCTGTTCAAGAGAAAAGTGTCCTCTGATTACAGTTTGTGTTGGTGAAATTTCCTTCCAAGGGCTGGACTCCattaatataccggtacatgggaAAAGCTAGACTCGTGCAACATCTGTCCTTCACTTGTCAGCCAGCCGCCTTGTTGGAAAACTAATCTCTCTTTGATTCGACATCGGCAACTGTGATCTCCGGAAGATGAGGAATTATTGAAACCTGACCAGCAGGGATAATGGAAAGACATTTCCATGCTAGTCGTAGGTTATACCACGGTGTCGTATATTGAACACTGTCACACAATATGGACAAATGAATCCACTTTTTCTTTCAGGATTAATGTCAGCTGACAACATTGATAGAaaagttgtttatttctttgaacTGTCTTGTCAAAGCAATGCAAATACTGTTCAGTAAAATGAAATAGTTGCTGGtaatcatattttttctttatggCTTATCTTTGGATTCTTTGTATGTACTACATTATGAAggctttattttatttctttggtTCAAATGCagtcaaaaaaaaagaaatactaACAATTTTGGTTTACTTGATAAATTGTGACATGAAATTAGAATAAAAAAGGGATGAACAGAAATCAGACAGAAAGTTGTCCATCACTGTATCAGCCCACTCTGTGGAGATACATCATGTCTTCAGGAAATTATTTACTGAAAACACACTATATTAGGAGTTAGTTTACACCATATCAACACATGGTATAggtcatttgtaaaattagattgtaaaatgtcaaaacatgtaaatcaTATGAGATAATTTGGCAGGTCCAATTGAACTAAAAGAAGTAGATAGTGGATTAGATTATAAGTTGACCCCGAGGGCTTATTGCTGTTTGTGTACGGACAATCTCTGATATGGAGTCAACTTAAAGTACTCACATTCTGTTACTAGCAGTACTCTGACCAGGTCATGTGTACAAAATGTCCAAGTTGTAATTTATGACACCTGGTGTTGTTAACCCACCATCTGCACCTTTGCGATACAGATAGTATAATCGTTTATTGTACTGGGAAATTTCACAAAGGTTTTTTTGTATACATGGTTTTTGGAATTTGTCTTTTGGTTTTGTTCACCAATACTctgcaaatgaatgaaaactcaAGAactatgtttttttttgaatcaCAGACAATGGGAAATACTGGTCAATATTTCCAAAAAAAAGTACTCAGCTGCAATAAGTATCAGGTAAAACATGtatgacttttttcaaaattggtgCTTGCCTGATATCAAATGTGTGGTATCACGTAAAATTCTTGCCAAAATGAATATCTTCATTTATCATGTCAATCAAAAAGGAAGTGATACTGGTAGTTATTTTATTCCTTGTGTATACACCGCTTTTTTCCTGAATGCTAGATATCCTAAATTTACATCTCAAGCAATGTTATCAGCGGGTTTTTCTCTTCTCAGTTATACAGTAGCTATCAGTGATGTaaactttgatgtaaacttaGGTGGTATGGTAGATTttcagcaacttagggagtctcaTTTAAATTTACTGTGGCCAAGTCTGCCTTAttcatttacaaaatgtcaGTGACATAAAAAGTTAGTTTTTGTAGATTGACAGCATTACTCCGTCACAATTTGTTTTGATGCAAGAAAAGTATTTTGAGTAGACTCTCTAATACCTTATGATCAGTCCCAATGATATTTCTGAACAAGGAACATACCTATTATTAGAACTATCCTTGCATCCTTTGATTATATTCTTTCTAATAGTGCAATGACCTGTCAATGTTCTACTATTGAATGTTACTGTCAAAACAGGAATCAGAATTAATTCCTCAAGCCTATATGACGccttttgtttaatttttcctATGCAGAATTGAGtgacagtaaaatattttaataatgtaaatatgtaaatataataataatcagaaattaaataataacaattGACATAATAGGAATGTTGTTGTGtccaattttatgaatgaaagagTGAATGAATGTATTTCATTGAGTGTAAACTGTGAATACATACATGCATCTGTACAGAGGAAGTCTGCAGTGTACCACTCAGTGTGTTTGCTTAGGGCACACAGTGAGTgagactacccacaattccccttgatttgtgtgctcagacattatttgctaaaggcttcttcaattttatcagtgtctgaacaatttgaaatttagaatttaatttaaggattattggttaaaactatgttccagaattattgatcatgtttaaaattcaggagtaaattctATAAGAATTCGATGTttgaaggtgctaaaaattgtacacttgtcaaggtaaagttatcagcaactaagatggtctcatcataccacctgtcagacatgttaatttcctttgttacaaacattcaaaaaaatcagtaccctttcttttgccaacacagatgcaacttattcccttagtctccttgaaaatattgcatatggctgtcaaaaatctatgttgaaaaaatcacaaaattgctatctcctccgcggaaaagggattgatcttctcattattcacagtgagaaatttgagaattatgattatcaaaactatggtcacagaattttgaaatatggaccgagcttctctgtgtacagaagaaatttgcttcagttcagtgagtgatctccgtatgtacagatcatggagaattgtgggtagcctcacttactgtggggCAGTAAGCAGATAAATGTTACTGGATTCCCTGGTCATTTTTATGGGTCTTCCCCACGTTCATTAGTCCAATTGGATGAGGTGACTGCAGAAATATTACTGGGGTTTGCAAATCATTTACAAATGTCTCCAAACCTTAGCAAAAGCGCTGACCACTGAATATGTAACTTTTGTGGATGTTACAATGGACATACTTTACCAAGTTCACGGTATGTTTCCTCTAAGATTACCTCTGTCAATGGACAAAGCAGAAACGTTCAGTCCTAATAGTGTCACTTCAGTAACAATTCTTGGATATCCATGACAGTACCCTACCGTACTTTCGATTAAAATCACACTATGGAACAAAGGTTGATATTGTAAACATGCAATATGTTCTACAAATTGTTTGGTGCAAAAGTATGATTGGCTATCCATTTTCCTGTGCCTACTCAAGATGCTTGCTTTCCAGCGTTGTCTTGTTCCCTGTATTGGTAGCAGGGGATCATGTCACCAGGCTGTCCTGACTTACCTGTTCTATatataaaattgcaaaagtGAATTGGTTGAAAAAAACCCAGTTTGAATCATCTTAATAAAATCAGAATTAAGACGTGGTTCATGTAATTTCTATCACGTGTGATTGTACTAGTATGTACATTCATTTGTAGTCCTTAGGACATGAGTCTTGAAATCTATTACTGGCTTTGGCGTTACAAAAAGCCAGCTAACCTGAATAAATCAGTTCTGTCAGGGAAATTCTTACCAACATGCAGTGCTAGCCTCTAGTTAAGGATAGACATGTTCCTAGACCAGAGGCCCAAGACTTAATAACCATAGACAGTGAAGGGGGTCTTCCCCTCCCCCACCCCCTCTACTGGCTATAACAAACAAGTATAAATAGTgagcaaacaaacagacaacagACTGGCAagagaaaaaagacaaaaacataaatgtttATTCATTCAGTTGTCTATTTTatggtgttttttttctgtatattcATTGCCCTTTAGTTTGTCAGCCTTAGGTCCCTCTACCAAGACATAACACACACAACAATGAACCATTCATCTTGAGTCAGGCTTGAAAAGCTGGAACTTTAGCAGTTGCTTGCATTAGATGCCCACTGACATAATCTCATTGCAACCTGCACTATTATTGTTGACCAAATCATGTCTGGGCATGAATTCATCTGTCAAGCATAACAATAACAACGCATACAATATGTCTTTCTGTTTCGACCTTTCTGTTTCGACAATCcaaaaagttgaaatttctACGTGCTTTGAGGACTAAAAGAGACACAGACACGCCCAAAATACCAAAAGCAATCAAGAGACACAATTTACCAGGGCTCAACCCTTTcaacaccatggtttggcccaaacctatcGTTTTACATGGCAAAATTGGACCTTtatacagggaaatggggtgaaagggGAACAATAATGTGAGGATGCTGACAGATCTGTCAGCACAACAGTGTGCAGTGACAATATATCGATTTGTACTTGATAGGGAAAAAGAGGACAGGTTTGCTATTGATACATCAGTAGCCTTGCCATGGCTTTGTGATGGTTTCCTTTCAACATTATGGTACAGTATGAGAATAGAATGGACTAATAATAGTATTTGTAATGGAAATATCACCACCCATGAAAGTGGTGTATGACATAGAGTAGGAGTAATGTGGCAAAATGTTTAAGGCAAATCGAGTTCTTCCTATCCAAACAACTTTTTGATGTTTCAGACCATGGTATACGCTGTTGTAAATTGGTTGGGATGTCACATTCTTCATGTGTGAGATTTAAGAAAAATGCCCTATTAATAAAGGCCACATTCTCTCCAACAGAGAGCAGTGATAGAAAAATGCCAAGATTTTAGAAGGAACCTTCACTTGAATTGGCAACAGCATGCCAACAGAGCATGGAACAAGTGTTGTGTGTtgaatgcatgaaatttaatattagcaaagatatCGACAGAGTGAATGTTGTATACAGCAAAGTAACTCAAAGTGAGGTTTAAGTATATTCTTTGGAAACGTGTTCAGCTACAACACTGGGTGCAGGTTCATGGTGACTACAAAGATGTATTCTGTAAATTTGaaacaataaattgaaacaAGTTTTAATGGCTGGGCTCAGTAACATGATTGAAACCACTCCTGAACATCCAACAACGCCCTCATGAGACCAAAAAGCAAAAGGAGGACAAACTTTCCATGCCCACTCGCTAACCTCCCTGGAGAAAACAGTATGTTGAGTTTTAGTGAATTGGGCAGTGGAAATTAAGCTTTGGATGTTCAATATCACGGAGTATAATTTCATGACTAAATTTAATGTGGTTTTCTAAACTATGCCATTATTTAGgaaaaagtcacaaaaatagCAGTACATGATGTATTTTTTAGACCGCAATTATTTACCGGAGTCAAGAAAACACATTTCAAGTGGGAGATGATTTCTATTTCTCGCAGTATGTACAgccaaaatgtattttttccgTCTAAATGAGTATTTGCATGTTCCAACGGACAACTGTTTATATCTAACACACTCTAACACACAGCCCCTTTGACCTTTCCTTGATCCAATATTGCACAAAAT
Encoded here:
- the LOC139123080 gene encoding folliculin-interacting protein 1-like, with protein sequence MEGSCSLFDEYFSEEFQEEPLEGISERTTPEETDITLQDGDCDNNGNAGSCDQICEPSSDVVNVESCEHCEDENMVKILESEKEQSQDSAVLSLPVSEENSVASEPATPTTTHAYIRPRTLEFSPNPQLVNRMISTTSTTSDFDPFVNPEELPLPGTDQLVTSVENQSRFESNFGRSLLGGYSSHYLPDFALHGTKEIDKNEVIDELKVAVQHSVLDEHIAKAVCVVADTENWKVELLSNECAKSVNTERMRDIEVSVSTIVMDILVSVCKLWQLKMPPEFCVSHLEDRLQEVYFKSKALAEYLLVNRNTSTKELSAILGINPNDVGLLLSVTCVHSPWALNSLVNMPR